Proteins encoded in a region of the Devosia sp. RR2S18 genome:
- a CDS encoding ABC transporter ATP-binding protein, whose product MALLEIKNLTVAFDTSVGLFKAVDGIDVAVDPREVLAIVGESGSGKSVAMLAVMGLLPNTATVTADRMTFEGRDLLTMPVQEKRKIIGKDIAMIFQEPIASLNPCFTVGFQIQEVLERHMGLKGRAARDRAIELLQLVGIRDGAERLGAFPHQMSGGQCQRVMIAMAIACNPKLLIADEPTTALDVTIQKQILDLLVGLQAEHGMALIMITHDMGVVAETADRVIVQYKGHKMEEADVLSLFENPKSNYTRALLSALPENAVGDRLPTVADYDFEAEVGR is encoded by the coding sequence ATGGCCCTGCTTGAAATCAAAAATCTAACCGTCGCTTTCGACACGTCGGTCGGCCTGTTCAAAGCCGTTGATGGCATCGACGTAGCGGTAGATCCTCGCGAAGTTCTCGCCATTGTGGGCGAGTCCGGCTCTGGCAAGTCCGTGGCCATGCTGGCTGTTATGGGGCTACTGCCCAACACCGCCACTGTGACGGCCGACCGGATGACCTTCGAGGGTCGCGACCTTCTCACCATGCCGGTGCAGGAAAAGCGCAAGATCATCGGCAAGGACATCGCCATGATCTTTCAGGAGCCGATCGCCAGCCTTAATCCCTGTTTCACCGTAGGCTTCCAAATTCAGGAAGTGCTCGAGCGGCATATGGGTCTCAAGGGCCGGGCGGCACGCGACCGTGCGATTGAACTGCTGCAACTGGTCGGCATCCGAGACGGCGCGGAGCGCCTGGGCGCCTTCCCGCACCAGATGTCGGGCGGCCAGTGCCAGCGCGTGATGATCGCCATGGCGATCGCCTGCAATCCCAAGCTCCTGATCGCCGACGAGCCGACCACCGCTCTCGACGTCACCATTCAGAAGCAAATCCTTGACCTGTTGGTCGGTCTACAGGCCGAGCATGGCATGGCTCTCATCATGATCACCCACGACATGGGCGTGGTGGCGGAAACTGCCGATCGCGTGATCGTCCAATACAAGGGACACAAGATGGAAGAGGCGGACGTCCTCTCGCTCTTCGAAAACCCCAAGTCCAACTATACCAGGGCCCTGCTCTCGGCTCTTCCTGAAAACGCCGTAGGTGACCGACTTCCGACCGTCGCGGACTACGATTTTGAAGCGGAGGTCGGCCGATGA
- a CDS encoding dipeptide ABC transporter ATP-binding protein gives MSTPVLEVRNLRRDYVTSGGLFRPAKVVHAVKGVNFTLEKGKTLAVVGESGCGKSTLARMITLIDPPTSGDILIDGKKVEAKHGVTREMRQKVQIVFQNPYGSLNPRQKIGEVLAEPLLLNTDMAIAERRDRALQMLIKVGLGPEHFNRYPHMFSGGQRQRIAIARALMLNPSFLVLDEPVSALDLSVQAQILNLLKDLQDEFSLTYVFISHDLSVVRYTADEVMVMYFGDVVEHGSRDQVFGAPQHDYTKTLFAATPRADVDSIRARLARKAALAS, from the coding sequence ATGAGCACTCCGGTTCTCGAAGTCCGCAATCTCAGGCGGGACTATGTGACCTCGGGCGGACTCTTCCGCCCAGCTAAGGTCGTTCATGCCGTGAAAGGGGTGAACTTCACGCTGGAAAAGGGCAAGACGCTCGCCGTGGTGGGTGAGAGCGGCTGCGGCAAATCCACCCTCGCCCGCATGATTACCCTTATTGACCCGCCGACTTCGGGCGACATCCTGATCGACGGCAAGAAGGTGGAAGCCAAGCACGGGGTAACCCGCGAAATGCGCCAGAAGGTGCAGATCGTCTTCCAAAATCCGTACGGGTCCCTGAACCCGCGTCAGAAGATCGGCGAGGTGCTTGCCGAACCGCTTTTGCTCAACACCGACATGGCCATCGCCGAACGACGCGACCGCGCCCTACAGATGCTGATCAAGGTTGGGCTCGGTCCCGAGCATTTCAATCGCTATCCGCACATGTTCTCGGGCGGCCAGCGCCAGCGCATCGCTATTGCTCGGGCGCTCATGCTCAATCCGAGCTTTCTCGTGCTCGACGAGCCGGTTTCTGCCCTCGACCTTTCGGTGCAGGCGCAGATCCTCAATCTTCTTAAAGATCTGCAGGACGAGTTCAGCCTCACCTACGTCTTCATCAGCCATGATCTCAGCGTGGTCCGCTACACCGCGGACGAAGTGATGGTCATGTATTTCGGTGACGTGGTGGAGCACGGCTCGCGCGACCAGGTCTTCGGAGCGCCGCAGCACGACTACACCAAGACGCTTTTTGCTGCGACACCGCGCGCCGATGTCGACAGCATCCGGGCGCGGCTCGCCCGAAAGGCAGCTCTCGCGTCCTAG
- a CDS encoding ABC transporter substrate-binding protein yields MAFKKGLLTATALVAFTAGAAQAQTLVYCSEGSPEGFDPAPYTAGTTFDASSRALYNRLVQFTPGTTQTEPGLAESWDVSEDGLEYTFHLRPGVKFHSTDYFTPTRDLNADDVIFSFERQWQEDHPWYAYSPGITWEYFNSMSMGDLISSIEKVDDLTVKFVLNRPEAPFVANMAMDFASILSAEYAAQLEEAGTLDQLNQQPIGTGPFEFVNYQQDAVIRYAANQDYWEDVPEIENLVFAITVDPAVRAQRLQAGECQVMPYPNPADLPTLQNDPNLTVMEQEGLNVGYLAYNTQQEPFDNPEVRRALNMAIDKQAIIDAVFEGSGSIAKNPIPPSMWGYNDDIEDYEYDPEAARQLLADAGVEDLSMKVWAMPVSRPYNPDARRMAELIQADFSEVGVDVEIVSMEWAEYLAQSSAVDRDGAVLLGWTGDNGDPDNFLAVLLGCDAVGSANRAQWCNEEFEALIQEAKTTTDQEERAELYRQAQVIFKDQAPWATIAHSVVFMPMTNEVQGYVMDPKGGHSFEDVTLAE; encoded by the coding sequence ATGGCATTCAAAAAAGGCCTCCTGACTGCGACGGCGCTCGTCGCATTCACAGCAGGGGCAGCACAAGCCCAGACACTCGTTTATTGTTCTGAAGGATCCCCGGAAGGGTTCGATCCCGCACCCTACACCGCAGGTACGACGTTCGATGCTTCATCGCGCGCTCTCTACAACCGCCTCGTGCAGTTCACCCCCGGCACCACCCAGACCGAGCCCGGCCTGGCCGAGAGCTGGGATGTTTCCGAGGACGGCCTCGAATACACCTTCCACCTGCGCCCCGGCGTGAAGTTCCACAGCACCGACTATTTCACCCCCACCCGTGACCTCAACGCCGACGACGTAATCTTCTCGTTCGAGCGGCAGTGGCAGGAAGACCACCCGTGGTATGCCTACTCACCGGGCATCACCTGGGAGTACTTCAACTCCATGTCCATGGGCGACCTGATCTCCTCGATCGAGAAGGTTGACGATCTGACGGTCAAGTTCGTGCTCAACCGTCCCGAAGCGCCGTTCGTCGCCAACATGGCTATGGATTTCGCTTCCATCCTGTCGGCTGAATATGCGGCTCAACTGGAGGAAGCAGGCACTCTGGACCAGCTCAATCAGCAGCCCATCGGCACCGGCCCGTTCGAGTTCGTGAACTACCAGCAGGACGCGGTCATCCGTTACGCGGCTAACCAGGATTACTGGGAAGACGTTCCGGAGATTGAAAACCTCGTTTTCGCCATCACCGTTGACCCTGCTGTCCGTGCGCAGCGCCTGCAGGCCGGCGAATGCCAGGTCATGCCCTACCCGAACCCGGCTGATCTGCCGACGCTCCAGAATGATCCGAACCTCACCGTGATGGAGCAGGAAGGCCTCAACGTCGGCTATCTCGCCTACAACACGCAGCAGGAGCCGTTTGATAATCCTGAAGTTCGTCGGGCGCTGAACATGGCTATCGACAAGCAGGCCATCATCGACGCGGTCTTTGAAGGTTCGGGCTCCATTGCCAAGAACCCGATCCCACCCAGCATGTGGGGCTATAACGACGACATTGAGGATTACGAGTACGATCCGGAAGCCGCACGCCAGCTGCTGGCCGATGCCGGAGTCGAGGATCTCTCGATGAAGGTGTGGGCGATGCCCGTGTCGCGCCCCTACAATCCTGATGCGCGTCGCATGGCCGAGCTGATCCAGGCCGACTTCTCCGAGGTGGGCGTCGATGTCGAGATCGTCTCCATGGAATGGGCCGAATATCTCGCCCAGTCTTCTGCTGTAGACCGCGATGGTGCGGTGTTGCTCGGCTGGACCGGCGACAATGGTGACCCGGACAACTTCCTTGCCGTGCTGCTGGGTTGCGATGCTGTGGGCAGCGCCAACCGTGCCCAGTGGTGCAATGAGGAGTTCGAGGCCCTGATCCAGGAAGCCAAGACCACCACTGACCAGGAAGAGCGCGCTGAGCTCTATCGCCAGGCTCAGGTGATCTTCAAGGACCAGGCTCCTTGGGCCACCATCGCGCACTCGGTCGTCTTCATGCCCATGACCAACGAGGTCCAGGGCTATGTTATGGACCCCAAGGGCGGTCATTCCTTCGAAGACGTAACCCTCGCCGAGTAA
- a CDS encoding ABC transporter permease subunit, giving the protein MTDTAVPSAPEASRAAQLREFWYYFSVNKGAVIGLVVFILLVVTALLAPWVAPHSPTQQFRDALLVPPAWLEGGRSAFLLGTDAVGRDILSRLIHGARYSLLIGAVVVTIALTFGIIFGLVAGYARGWVDVVLMRIMDLILAFPSLLLALVLVAILGPGLINMMIAIALVLQPHFVRLTRSAVLGELNKDYVTSARVAGAGHMRLMFKTILPNCLAPLIVQATLSFSSAILDAAALGFLGLGAQPPTPEWGTMLAEARQFILRAWWVVTFPGLAILITVLAINLVGDGLRDALDPKLKRS; this is encoded by the coding sequence TTGACCGACACTGCCGTCCCCTCCGCTCCCGAAGCCAGCCGCGCCGCCCAGCTGCGCGAGTTCTGGTATTATTTCTCCGTCAACAAAGGCGCCGTCATTGGCCTCGTTGTCTTCATCCTTTTGGTGGTGACAGCGCTTCTAGCTCCATGGGTTGCACCCCATTCACCAACTCAACAGTTCCGTGACGCGCTTTTGGTACCGCCCGCGTGGCTCGAAGGGGGGCGTTCCGCATTCCTCCTGGGAACTGATGCCGTGGGGCGTGACATCCTTTCACGGCTCATTCACGGCGCGCGTTATTCGCTCCTAATCGGCGCCGTCGTTGTCACGATCGCACTGACATTCGGGATCATATTTGGTTTGGTCGCTGGCTATGCCCGAGGCTGGGTCGATGTCGTACTGATGCGTATCATGGACTTGATCCTCGCCTTCCCATCCTTGCTGTTGGCGCTGGTCCTGGTTGCTATTTTGGGCCCAGGCCTCATCAACATGATGATCGCCATCGCACTGGTGCTCCAGCCGCACTTCGTGCGCTTGACCCGCTCGGCGGTGCTGGGTGAACTCAACAAGGACTATGTGACCTCCGCCCGCGTTGCGGGCGCAGGGCACATGCGTCTTATGTTCAAAACCATTTTGCCCAATTGCCTTGCACCACTCATCGTGCAGGCGACGCTGAGTTTTTCGAGTGCCATTCTCGATGCGGCAGCGCTTGGTTTCCTGGGCCTCGGCGCTCAGCCGCCAACCCCCGAATGGGGCACCATGCTGGCCGAAGCTCGCCAGTTCATTCTGCGCGCGTGGTGGGTAGTGACTTTCCCGGGTCTCGCAATTCTCATCACTGTCCTGGCGATCAATCTCGTGGGCGACGGGTTGCGCGATGCACTTGATCCCAAGCTCAAGAGGAGCTGA
- a CDS encoding Gfo/Idh/MocA family protein translates to MNGRRLGLGVIGAGMGAKPHALALQSLSDSIEVVGVYRRNRAELLSFCELYGFPAAEGYEALLANPRVEAILVLTTPNAREDIVAAAARAGKHVLMEKPVERTFDAAQRIVACCEQHGVKLGIIFQHRFRRASRYLAEAVAEERYGALEAVHLVVPWWRPQHGYYDQPGRGTLAQDGGGVLITQAIHSLDLMLSLCGPVEAVTAMAKTTRLHQMETEDFVSAGLEFSNGAVGALMATTANFPGGPESLTLNFEEASATLTAGNLTVRTMEGETIIEGEASEGGGGADPMAFPFDWHASQIADFVEAIRNDRQPLSNGQTALEVHRLIDALMDSASLGRRMELSR, encoded by the coding sequence ATGAACGGCAGACGTCTCGGCTTGGGAGTTATCGGCGCCGGCATGGGTGCCAAGCCGCACGCACTGGCGCTGCAATCGCTGAGTGACAGCATTGAGGTGGTAGGCGTGTACCGGCGCAATCGCGCGGAGCTTTTGAGCTTCTGCGAGCTTTACGGATTCCCCGCTGCTGAGGGCTATGAGGCGCTTCTGGCCAACCCTCGCGTCGAAGCCATTCTGGTGCTCACCACGCCCAATGCCCGCGAGGACATCGTTGCTGCAGCGGCAAGGGCTGGCAAGCATGTGCTGATGGAAAAACCGGTGGAGCGGACATTCGACGCGGCACAACGGATTGTCGCATGTTGTGAACAGCATGGTGTCAAACTTGGCATCATCTTTCAGCACCGCTTCCGACGAGCGTCGCGTTATCTCGCGGAGGCGGTGGCCGAGGAGCGCTACGGTGCCCTAGAGGCGGTTCATCTGGTGGTGCCATGGTGGCGTCCCCAGCACGGTTACTACGACCAGCCCGGACGCGGTACCCTCGCCCAGGATGGGGGTGGTGTGCTGATCACCCAAGCCATTCACTCACTCGATCTGATGCTTAGCCTCTGCGGTCCCGTCGAAGCAGTGACTGCCATGGCCAAGACCACGCGGCTGCATCAGATGGAGACGGAGGATTTCGTTTCAGCAGGGCTGGAATTCAGCAATGGCGCGGTGGGCGCTCTGATGGCGACCACGGCGAACTTCCCCGGCGGCCCCGAGAGCCTTACCCTAAACTTCGAAGAGGCGTCCGCAACTCTCACCGCCGGCAATCTCACCGTGCGGACGATGGAGGGCGAGACAATAATCGAAGGAGAGGCGAGCGAGGGGGGCGGCGGCGCCGACCCCATGGCCTTCCCCTTTGACTGGCACGCCAGCCAAATTGCCGACTTCGTCGAAGCGATCCGCAACGATCGGCAGCCGCTCTCGAACGGCCAGACGGCGCTCGAAGTGCATCGGCTCATCGATGCGCTGATGGATTCAGCCAGCCTGGGTCGACGGATGGAGCTCTCGCGCTAG
- a CDS encoding ABC transporter permease subunit, whose protein sequence is MIRFLLQRLLLIIPTFIGITIIAFAFVRILPGDPVLLIAGERGVTPERYQMLMQQFGYDQPIWRQYFDYLFGIFQGDFGTSISTKRPVVNDFLALFPATVELSFFAIIFAVSLGIPAGIIAAVRRGSWYDQTLMGTALVGYSMPIFWLGLLLIILFSGILGWTPVSGRIDLFYFFPAVTGFMTIDALISGQDGAFVSALRHLILPAVTLGTIPLAVIARQTRSAMLEVLGDDYVRTARAKGLSPRQVVGVHALRNALIPVITTIGLQVGVMMAGAILTETIFSWPGIGKWMIDAISRRDYPVVQAGLLLIALIVMAVNLIVDVLYGLINPRIRHQ, encoded by the coding sequence ATGATCCGTTTCCTTCTCCAGCGCCTCCTGCTGATCATCCCGACCTTCATCGGGATCACCATCATTGCCTTCGCGTTCGTGCGAATCCTGCCCGGCGATCCCGTGCTATTGATAGCCGGCGAGCGCGGCGTTACGCCCGAGCGTTACCAGATGCTCATGCAGCAGTTCGGCTATGACCAACCGATCTGGCGGCAATACTTCGACTACTTGTTCGGTATTTTCCAAGGCGATTTCGGCACCTCGATCTCTACCAAGCGTCCGGTCGTCAATGACTTCCTGGCCCTCTTCCCGGCTACGGTCGAGCTTTCTTTCTTTGCCATTATATTTGCCGTCAGCCTCGGTATTCCGGCAGGCATTATCGCTGCAGTGCGCCGCGGGTCTTGGTATGATCAGACGCTGATGGGCACGGCGCTTGTGGGCTATTCCATGCCGATCTTTTGGCTGGGCCTGCTGCTCATAATTCTGTTCTCTGGCATTTTGGGTTGGACCCCGGTCTCGGGGCGTATTGACCTGTTCTATTTCTTCCCGGCTGTCACCGGCTTCATGACGATCGACGCCTTGATCTCGGGTCAGGACGGCGCCTTTGTCTCGGCGCTCCGCCACCTCATCCTGCCAGCGGTGACGCTTGGTACCATTCCTCTTGCGGTTATCGCTCGCCAGACGCGTTCGGCCATGCTGGAGGTTCTGGGCGATGACTATGTGCGCACCGCCCGAGCCAAAGGCTTGTCGCCCCGCCAAGTGGTGGGCGTTCACGCGCTGCGCAATGCGCTGATCCCCGTGATCACCACAATCGGTCTCCAAGTCGGGGTCATGATGGCCGGCGCCATTCTCACCGAAACAATCTTCTCTTGGCCCGGCATCGGCAAGTGGATGATCGACGCGATCTCGCGCCGTGACTATCCCGTCGTGCAGGCGGGCCTGCTGCTGATCGCGTTGATCGTGATGGCAGTCAATCTCATCGTCGATGTGCTCTACGGGCTCATCAATCCCCGTATCCGGCATCAGTAG